In Leptospira perdikensis, a single genomic region encodes these proteins:
- a CDS encoding alpha/beta fold hydrolase — protein sequence MVDLNFPKKNATEWLAAGKFFEYKKFQIFYIQEGRGQNLILLHGFPTSSWDYSKIFNGLSRYFNTIAIDFLGFGYSSKPKKHKYTLIEQTDIIENYIEKNALRRVKFVFHDYAVSVGQEILARHLERADRKYEIDGAVFLNGGLFPHLHRPTFKQKLLATPILGAILSRFYDEKKFGVAFAQVFGKNTKPNDKEISVLWKLITYPNKVLIPHKLLKYIKERRLHGERWKNALLQTEVPLLFINGGEDPVSGSHLADEIERLPIKNKKLIRWESIGHYPQWENPEESFKEIYEFLK from the coding sequence ATGGTGGATCTTAACTTTCCAAAAAAGAACGCAACAGAATGGTTGGCAGCTGGCAAATTTTTTGAATATAAAAAATTTCAAATCTTCTACATACAAGAAGGAAGAGGACAGAACCTAATCCTACTTCATGGATTTCCTACATCTTCTTGGGACTACTCCAAAATCTTCAACGGTCTTTCCCGATACTTCAATACAATCGCCATTGATTTTTTAGGATTTGGATATTCTTCTAAACCAAAAAAACATAAATATACACTCATTGAACAAACAGATATCATCGAAAACTACATTGAAAAGAACGCACTACGAAGGGTGAAGTTTGTTTTTCATGATTATGCAGTGAGTGTGGGTCAAGAGATTTTAGCCAGACATTTAGAACGTGCGGATCGTAAGTATGAAATTGATGGGGCCGTTTTTCTAAATGGTGGACTTTTTCCTCATCTTCATAGACCGACATTCAAACAAAAACTTCTCGCCACACCTATATTAGGTGCAATCTTATCAAGGTTCTATGATGAAAAAAAATTTGGTGTAGCTTTTGCTCAAGTATTTGGAAAAAATACAAAACCAAATGACAAAGAAATTTCTGTTCTCTGGAAATTAATCACTTATCCAAACAAAGTTTTGATCCCACACAAACTTCTGAAATACATTAAAGAAAGAAGATTACATGGGGAACGTTGGAAAAATGCACTTCTCCAAACAGAAGTTCCACTCCTCTTTATCAATGGTGGAGAAGATCCAGTCAGTGGAAGTCACTTAGCAGATGAAATCGAAAGACTTCCTATCAAAAATAAAAAACTCATTCGTTGGGAATCAATTGGACATTACCCACAATGGGAAAACCCAGAAGAAAGTTTTAAAGAAATCTACGAATTTCTAAAATAG
- a CDS encoding CdaR family protein has protein sequence MILKLLGKLVRNWKAKLVSLIIASIFYVNLQNSKVLIKTINVPVDYPKLSGNLNYAKNPEKTIPVRVEGLKDVVNYYSQFMKAVIDPEDVQFGVTEVPIKKIVGVPSGVKVTKLKKTVPVEIESRGLKVVPLEVVFEGAPPANFEKLTQIVSPQKVTLSGKPQDLEKIVKVLLPEISLTDRKEPFAKTVRIPELPKGINVLGSRDVTVNVNIIPLSYKTGEQTAAGIPIVCSGLDGKLDAELSEEQVAIRYFSLKPIRSAQILTGITAQVPCNYIYDPIKNKIIPELQPQVAKVRIIKNKDLKGIEILQISPEKIEIRYKVKEQNPEADPTDDGTGMEVPGTIPSDRS, from the coding sequence ATGATTTTAAAGTTACTTGGAAAGTTGGTTCGTAACTGGAAAGCCAAACTGGTGTCTTTAATCATAGCCAGTATTTTTTATGTTAACCTCCAAAACTCCAAAGTATTAATTAAAACAATCAATGTCCCGGTCGACTATCCAAAGTTATCTGGCAATTTAAACTATGCCAAAAATCCTGAAAAAACAATCCCTGTTCGTGTAGAGGGATTAAAGGATGTTGTGAATTATTATTCTCAATTTATGAAGGCAGTCATTGACCCAGAAGATGTACAATTTGGTGTCACGGAAGTACCGATTAAAAAAATTGTAGGTGTTCCTAGTGGCGTTAAGGTCACAAAACTGAAAAAAACGGTTCCTGTGGAAATTGAATCTCGCGGATTGAAAGTGGTTCCATTAGAGGTTGTATTTGAAGGCGCACCACCCGCTAACTTTGAAAAATTAACTCAAATTGTGAGTCCGCAAAAAGTAACATTAAGTGGAAAACCACAAGATTTGGAAAAAATCGTTAAGGTTCTATTGCCGGAAATTTCACTTACTGATAGAAAAGAGCCATTTGCAAAAACAGTTAGGATTCCTGAACTCCCTAAGGGAATCAATGTTCTCGGTTCTCGGGATGTTACCGTAAATGTGAACATCATACCTCTTTCTTATAAAACGGGAGAACAAACGGCTGCCGGGATTCCCATTGTTTGTTCGGGTCTTGATGGCAAGTTAGATGCAGAACTTTCAGAAGAACAAGTAGCGATTCGTTATTTTTCTTTAAAACCAATCCGTTCTGCACAGATCCTTACAGGAATTACTGCACAAGTTCCTTGTAATTATATCTATGATCCTATTAAAAACAAAATCATTCCCGAATTACAACCGCAAGTTGCTAAAGTTCGAATCATTAAAAACAAAGACTTAAAAGGAATTGAAATTTTACAAATCAGTCCTGAAAAAATTGAGATTCGTTATAAAGTCAAAGAACAAAATCCGGAAGCAGATCCAACGGATGACGGAACGGGAATGGAAGTTCCAGGAACCATTCCTTCCGACCGATCCTAA
- a CDS encoding TetR/AcrR family transcriptional regulator: protein MVTKHFNDSFERISEEKRNRILTIAISEFANRGFTSANTNTIAQKAGISVGSLYKYFETKEDFFLTVVDHGITQLEKTLESVLSLDLDLFGKIEKIIRIIQTHSRINQDIIRLYNEMTTESNYELITRLSGELESLSAKCYIEMINLAKKEGNISSDVDSNLSAFLLDSIFMTLQFSYSTVYYKERMKIYLGEDVFDKDEDVVAGVMKVIRRALGG from the coding sequence ATGGTAACGAAGCATTTTAACGATAGTTTTGAGCGGATTTCCGAAGAAAAGAGGAACCGAATTTTAACCATAGCCATTTCTGAATTTGCCAATCGTGGATTCACGAGTGCCAATACCAATACGATTGCACAAAAAGCGGGAATCAGTGTTGGTTCTCTTTATAAATACTTTGAAACCAAAGAAGATTTTTTCCTCACCGTAGTGGATCACGGAATCACTCAATTGGAAAAAACATTAGAATCCGTTCTTTCCTTGGATTTGGATTTGTTTGGCAAAATTGAAAAGATCATCCGTATCATCCAAACACATTCGCGGATCAACCAAGACATCATCCGTCTCTATAACGAAATGACAACAGAAAGTAATTATGAACTCATCACTCGTTTGTCTGGTGAGTTGGAATCATTATCTGCAAAATGTTATATTGAAATGATTAACTTAGCCAAAAAGGAAGGGAACATTTCATCTGATGTAGATAGTAACTTGTCTGCATTTTTACTAGATAGTATCTTTATGACGTTGCAGTTCTCCTATTCCACCGTATATTATAAAGAACGAATGAAAATCTATTTAGGGGAAGATGTGTTTGATAAGGATGAAGACGTCGTGGCTGGGGTCATGAAAGTGATCCGTCGCGCTCTTGGTGGGTAG
- a CDS encoding aspartate aminotransferase family protein, translating into MAKGFSMNEYPNVDQIYKDLRKLISLPIRSIRKNEMEGIIHNYFDKKCSKSKAMITKASEYIPGGVQHNLSFNHPFPLVFTEASGAYLYDLDGNKYIDFLQAGGPTVLGSNPNIVRKKVIELLNTTGPVTGLFHEYEYKLAEKIVELVPSVEMFRMLGSGTEACMASIRVARLATKKKNIVKMGGAYHGWSDQLAYGLRIPGTRHFEANGVPKSIFKYTQEFYPNDLNALESVLKRNRFFGGTAAVLIEPVGPESGTRPLDFDFNKGVRELCNKYGALLIFDEVVTAFRIGLSGAQGYFGVDPDLTIFGKVVAGGYPSAGGLGGKKEYMKYVSAGLQTGTKKALIGGTMAANPLSSAAGYFTLCEMEKTGALEKSGRAGDRLTKGLQKLIKKYDLPFVAFNQGSICHLETVGTMLLDINIKKFWTIKKTIAEAHKRKHAMEEMGAAYMSEGLVTLAGSRLYTSASDTDAVIDDALKRFDRVFQKVEGVA; encoded by the coding sequence ATGGCCAAAGGCTTTTCCATGAATGAATACCCAAACGTAGACCAAATCTACAAAGACCTAAGGAAATTAATTTCCCTTCCGATCCGCTCCATCCGTAAAAACGAAATGGAGGGAATCATCCATAACTACTTCGATAAAAAATGTAGTAAATCCAAAGCCATGATTACAAAGGCTTCGGAGTACATTCCGGGCGGCGTTCAACACAATCTTTCCTTCAACCATCCTTTCCCTCTTGTGTTCACAGAAGCATCAGGTGCTTATCTCTATGATTTAGACGGAAACAAGTACATCGATTTTTTACAAGCAGGTGGACCCACAGTTCTCGGAAGTAATCCCAACATTGTCCGCAAAAAAGTCATTGAACTTCTCAATACAACAGGTCCAGTCACGGGCCTCTTTCATGAATACGAATATAAGTTAGCCGAAAAAATTGTAGAGTTAGTCCCTTCTGTCGAAATGTTTCGAATGCTCGGCTCCGGAACAGAAGCATGTATGGCATCCATTCGTGTGGCAAGACTAGCCACTAAGAAAAAAAACATCGTGAAGATGGGTGGAGCCTATCATGGTTGGAGTGATCAACTTGCGTATGGACTGCGTATCCCAGGAACAAGACATTTCGAAGCCAATGGAGTTCCGAAATCCATTTTCAAATACACTCAAGAATTTTATCCGAACGATTTGAACGCGTTAGAATCCGTACTCAAACGAAATCGTTTTTTTGGTGGTACCGCTGCAGTTCTCATTGAACCAGTGGGCCCTGAAAGTGGAACAAGACCTCTCGACTTTGATTTCAACAAGGGAGTACGTGAACTTTGTAACAAATATGGTGCCCTTCTTATTTTTGATGAAGTGGTGACTGCATTCCGGATTGGACTCAGTGGAGCCCAAGGTTATTTTGGTGTGGATCCTGATCTTACCATCTTTGGTAAAGTAGTTGCAGGTGGATATCCGTCTGCTGGTGGACTCGGTGGTAAAAAAGAATACATGAAGTATGTATCTGCAGGACTTCAAACAGGCACCAAAAAGGCGTTAATCGGTGGAACGATGGCAGCAAACCCACTGAGTTCAGCAGCTGGTTATTTTACACTTTGCGAAATGGAAAAAACAGGGGCTCTTGAAAAATCAGGAAGAGCGGGTGACAGGCTTACCAAAGGATTACAAAAACTAATCAAAAAATACGATCTTCCTTTTGTTGCTTTCAACCAAGGATCCATCTGCCATTTAGAAACCGTTGGTACAATGTTACTCGATATCAATATCAAAAAATTCTGGACGATCAAAAAAACCATCGCAGAAGCTCATAAACGAAAACATGCCATGGAAGAAATGGGAGCGGCTTATATGTCAGAAGGTCTAGTGACACTCGCCGGAAGTAGGCTTTATACGAGCGCATCAGATACAGATGCCGTGATTGATGACGCACTCAAACGATTTGATCGTGTGTTCCAAAAAGTAGAAGGTGTGGCTTAA
- a CDS encoding adenylate/guanylate cyclase domain-containing protein, translating into MESYPLIYFVRPEGIISDWEYFWYQIPYGAPGILTFFVGLFLSYFAFQKFRKSDDDNKIFHLNLTISFISFGSVGLVLTTRAWIQNVETLVFWNDLLYFLVAPLAPTAFYMAYHMTGKQSKLLLYYSYLCWFASLVLYFGVLIGKGFETTVFEFTFGKYPRGSSYVRPWGILAPLGYFLLILPSFIKHYQYIRKHYHLTLFHGVNLLFLLTTMNAPSILGFKVYPGGFFLFIPMLLVAYGVFRSDFFDVNELLFQKNGMFYFLFALLSFVLIFISFGVSFGLSPDAYESAKWYPWGIPPVVSVFGAVFLSIIVAGANPSARINQLCAFALILTGFYVIQSVPLKLNISYVVQLRISQMTFVAFAFAPSIMVRLVFEAIGQKSPIWIQGIDFLCVTAAVLAPSPYLFVGYFDYPWSRVHHGGPAELLVGANGAIALVLVLVTFLRNKGYINFASKWIIGSFLLSAVLLLAALLPSHGIPIYPLADFQFIPAFLLGYAVLRHGALSLEGRTIQLSQRLANLGLITMAIAAILYFPLIREQYGVGESAFHLTMIVLPLVLFNYLVVYIMSRPLAEELDISYFLLDLEKQKADEEREKALIAQDKAEEAREESEKLLLNILPYKIAQELKQKGSVTPSRIENVTVLFTDFKGFTKVAEGMDEQSLIEELDACFTQFDEIILRNNLEKLKTIGDSYMCAGGLPVETRTSAIDACLAALEIQSFMNQLKEIKTALNLPFWELRLGLHTGPVVAGVVGRFKFAYDIWGDTVNTASRMESGGETGKINVSKETYELVKYFFVTEYRGKIYGKNKGELDMYFVHRLRPRYSQDPDGKAPNQYFREVYSRISHGANIRWKSEV; encoded by the coding sequence ATGGAATCATACCCTCTTATTTATTTTGTAAGACCTGAAGGAATTATATCGGATTGGGAATACTTTTGGTACCAGATTCCTTACGGGGCTCCCGGAATTCTTACATTTTTTGTTGGATTATTTCTTAGTTACTTTGCCTTCCAAAAATTTCGTAAATCGGATGATGATAATAAAATTTTCCATTTGAACTTAACCATTTCGTTTATCAGTTTTGGATCGGTTGGGCTTGTTCTCACAACAAGAGCCTGGATTCAGAACGTAGAAACATTAGTTTTTTGGAATGATTTACTATACTTCTTGGTCGCTCCTTTGGCACCGACTGCATTCTATATGGCCTACCATATGACAGGCAAACAAAGTAAGTTGTTATTGTATTATTCTTATCTTTGTTGGTTTGCAAGCTTAGTTTTGTATTTTGGAGTTTTGATTGGGAAGGGATTTGAAACAACAGTTTTTGAATTTACCTTTGGAAAATATCCAAGAGGAAGTTCTTATGTTCGGCCTTGGGGAATATTAGCTCCGCTTGGATATTTTCTTCTGATATTACCTTCTTTCATTAAACACTATCAATACATTCGTAAACATTACCATCTCACTTTGTTTCATGGGGTGAATTTATTATTTTTACTCACAACGATGAATGCACCGAGTATCCTTGGGTTCAAAGTTTATCCAGGAGGGTTCTTTTTGTTCATTCCTATGTTGCTTGTGGCATATGGAGTGTTTCGATCTGATTTCTTTGATGTAAATGAACTTTTATTTCAAAAGAATGGGATGTTTTATTTCTTGTTTGCTCTTTTATCTTTTGTTTTGATTTTTATTTCCTTCGGTGTTTCTTTTGGACTTTCTCCCGATGCTTATGAGTCAGCAAAATGGTATCCTTGGGGTATTCCACCCGTAGTATCAGTGTTTGGTGCCGTATTTCTTTCTATTATTGTTGCAGGGGCCAATCCTTCCGCAAGGATCAATCAACTTTGTGCATTTGCACTGATTCTTACAGGTTTTTATGTCATCCAATCTGTTCCCTTAAAGTTAAATATATCTTATGTAGTGCAACTACGAATCTCGCAGATGACTTTTGTTGCTTTTGCTTTTGCCCCAAGTATTATGGTGCGTTTGGTATTTGAAGCCATTGGGCAAAAATCACCAATCTGGATACAGGGGATTGATTTTCTATGTGTGACAGCAGCTGTGCTTGCACCTTCTCCATATTTGTTTGTCGGATATTTTGATTATCCTTGGTCAAGAGTCCATCATGGGGGACCTGCCGAATTACTCGTAGGTGCGAATGGTGCGATTGCTTTGGTTTTGGTTCTTGTGACTTTTTTACGAAACAAAGGTTACATTAACTTTGCTTCCAAATGGATCATCGGCTCTTTTCTTTTATCTGCGGTATTACTTTTAGCAGCCCTCCTTCCGAGTCATGGGATCCCAATTTATCCCTTAGCCGACTTTCAATTCATACCAGCATTTTTACTTGGTTATGCGGTGCTTCGTCATGGAGCTTTGTCATTGGAAGGAAGGACCATTCAGCTCAGTCAAAGGTTAGCAAATTTAGGACTCATTACTATGGCAATTGCTGCCATTTTATATTTTCCTTTGATTCGAGAACAATACGGGGTGGGTGAGTCGGCCTTTCATCTCACAATGATTGTGCTTCCTCTTGTTTTATTTAATTATTTGGTTGTTTACATCATGTCTCGACCTTTGGCAGAGGAACTAGATATCAGTTATTTTTTGTTGGATTTAGAAAAACAAAAAGCAGATGAAGAAAGGGAAAAAGCTCTCATTGCACAAGACAAAGCAGAAGAGGCACGGGAAGAATCAGAAAAATTACTTCTCAATATTTTGCCGTATAAGATAGCTCAGGAATTAAAACAAAAGGGTAGTGTCACACCATCTCGAATTGAAAACGTTACCGTTTTATTCACAGACTTTAAAGGGTTTACTAAAGTTGCTGAGGGTATGGATGAACAAAGTTTGATCGAAGAGTTGGATGCTTGTTTCACTCAGTTCGATGAAATCATCCTTAGGAACAATTTAGAAAAATTAAAAACCATTGGTGATAGTTATATGTGCGCTGGTGGACTTCCTGTAGAAACAAGGACTAGCGCAATTGATGCTTGTTTGGCGGCATTAGAGATCCAAAGTTTTATGAACCAATTAAAAGAAATCAAAACGGCTCTTAACTTGCCATTTTGGGAACTGAGGCTTGGTCTTCATACGGGGCCCGTGGTTGCGGGAGTGGTAGGGCGATTTAAGTTTGCTTATGATATTTGGGGTGATACAGTCAATACCGCTTCGCGAATGGAGTCCGGTGGTGAAACCGGAAAAATCAATGTTTCCAAAGAAACTTACGAGTTAGTGAAGTATTTTTTTGTTACGGAATATCGAGGGAAAATTTACGGAAAAAATAAAGGTGAGTTGGATATGTATTTTGTTCACCGCCTAAGACCTCGTTATTCGCAAGACCCCGATGGGAAGGCACCGAACCAATATTTCCGGGAAGTTTATTCCCGGATCAGTCATGGTGCCAATATTCGTTGGAAGAGCGAAGTTTAG
- the fliF gene encoding flagellar basal-body MS-ring/collar protein FliF, giving the protein MPEPLQKIIDNLKELFNKLDKTKKMILGGVLAVVVVAVIILSNVSSQRNRVVLFKDLDSKDFSEVTKKLDALGYSYGSSETSLITVDPEQRQEIVTKLAQENLIPAGVTGWELFDIEKFTETQFDKDIKKYRALKGAIEKSLNTLRPIERSDVNIAIPEGDLFESNSYPVKASVILHFKPGVEGMSKKEIKGIVNLVARAVPKLKPENVSVADPDGKIISDFEEDLEKERLELRIVQEKLRIEEEERVKRLIDIRNTLRWYLGGEDRVDITRFEYSFNWDQESLTENEVLPVVAEEDNPDTPYNERKLVDGYSLKVSSKETKESFKGRGFTPDGPAGTEPNLPPGYKDTDYQKAEYSKDENINNYEFNKRVKDIKRQPWKIEKIGLSVVVDGVWERKEREDGMGYDRKYIPVAEGDLKLVRKNLEAAIGYTRSRGDQISVITIPKDRTEQFRAEDEEFQKQRAIRNMVIASLVILILLILAILVYRAIKKEIARRRRLREEELAAQQQMMREAALRVMDEGGAEVELSLDEKLRRELLENAINLAKEKPEDVAQLLRTWLAEEEQT; this is encoded by the coding sequence ATGCCTGAACCACTACAAAAGATCATCGATAATCTCAAAGAGTTATTCAACAAACTCGACAAAACCAAAAAAATGATTTTGGGTGGTGTGCTCGCCGTTGTGGTGGTGGCAGTCATCATCTTATCCAATGTCTCGTCACAACGGAACCGAGTGGTTCTTTTTAAGGATTTGGATTCCAAAGACTTTTCTGAAGTTACGAAAAAACTGGATGCCCTTGGTTATTCATACGGTTCGAGTGAAACAAGTCTTATCACAGTGGATCCCGAACAAAGACAAGAAATCGTTACGAAACTCGCACAAGAGAATTTGATTCCTGCCGGTGTAACAGGTTGGGAACTCTTTGACATTGAAAAATTTACAGAGACCCAATTCGATAAAGACATTAAAAAATATAGAGCTCTCAAAGGTGCGATTGAAAAATCACTCAATACATTAAGACCCATCGAAAGATCCGATGTCAACATTGCCATCCCTGAAGGAGATCTTTTTGAATCCAATTCTTATCCTGTCAAAGCCAGTGTTATTTTACATTTCAAACCTGGCGTGGAAGGAATGAGTAAAAAAGAAATCAAAGGGATTGTGAACTTAGTTGCAAGAGCCGTCCCCAAACTCAAACCAGAGAACGTAAGTGTTGCCGATCCCGATGGAAAAATCATTTCCGACTTTGAAGAAGATTTAGAAAAAGAAAGATTAGAACTTCGTATTGTCCAAGAAAAACTTAGAATCGAAGAAGAAGAACGAGTGAAACGACTGATCGACATTCGAAATACCCTTCGATGGTATTTGGGTGGCGAAGATCGTGTGGACATCACACGTTTTGAATATTCGTTTAACTGGGATCAAGAGTCCTTAACAGAAAACGAAGTATTACCTGTGGTTGCTGAAGAAGATAATCCTGATACACCATATAACGAAAGAAAGTTGGTAGATGGTTATTCACTGAAAGTATCTTCCAAAGAAACAAAAGAATCTTTTAAAGGCCGTGGGTTTACTCCCGATGGCCCAGCCGGAACGGAACCGAACCTTCCTCCTGGTTACAAAGACACGGATTACCAAAAAGCCGAATATTCCAAAGACGAAAATATTAATAACTACGAATTCAATAAACGAGTCAAAGACATCAAACGCCAACCTTGGAAAATTGAAAAAATTGGACTTTCTGTTGTAGTTGATGGTGTTTGGGAACGAAAGGAAAGAGAAGATGGAATGGGTTATGACAGAAAGTACATTCCAGTTGCCGAAGGTGACCTAAAACTAGTTCGTAAAAACTTAGAAGCAGCGATTGGTTATACAAGATCTCGTGGTGACCAAATCAGTGTCATCACCATTCCGAAAGATAGAACCGAACAATTCCGTGCAGAAGATGAAGAGTTTCAAAAACAAAGAGCCATCCGTAATATGGTCATTGCTTCTCTCGTAATTCTTATCTTACTTATCCTCGCTATCCTTGTATACCGTGCGATCAAAAAAGAAATCGCAAGAAGAAGAAGACTCAGAGAAGAAGAACTTGCTGCTCAACAACAAATGATGCGGGAAGCTGCTCTTCGAGTGATGGACGAAGGGGGAGCAGAAGTCGAACTCTCCCTCGACGAAAAACTCAGAAGAGAATTACTCGAAAACGCAATCAACTTGGCAAAAGAAAAACCAGAAGACGTGGCACAGTTACTGCGCACTTGGCTTGCCGAGGAAGAACAAACTTAA